GAGGTGCTGCGCCACCTGGATGCGGACGAGCCGGAGCAGGGCGTGGAGTCCTTCATGGGCGAGCTGTATCCGGACTTCCGCATGCCCATTCATCCGCGCGTGGCCGAGCACTGGGGGCTCGGCTTTGCGGACGAGTTCACCGAATATCCGGTTTTCGGCAAGGCCAAGACCTTTGCGCGCTACGCCGAGAATTACGTGGATGCGCGGCTGCTCGGCATCGACGATCTCATTTCCTATCTGCGGCTGCGCTGAACCGGCGCACGGGACGCGAAAAAAGGCCGGACCGCGTGCATATTCGCTGGTCCGGCCTTTTTCGCGCTCTGGGCCGCGTCCATGCGGGCGGCGTCCATGCGGACGGCGTCAGAATCTCGGCGGCCCGGCCACCAGCATTTCCGCCAGGGTCAGGTCCACGCGGGGAAGCTGGCGCAGCTTCGATCCCAGGTAGTCCATCTCCAGGCGGGCGAGGTCGCGGTACAGCGGGGTGCGGTCGAGCACGAAAACGTCGTCCACCTCGCGGGTCAGGGCCTGGGAGCGGAAGCAGCCCGCGAACTGCACGCGCTGGCCGTTGGGCTTGACGAGCACGTTGGGCACGCCGTGCATGCGGCAGATCATCAGCCGGTGCTCGTAGACGCCGCAGAGGCCGCCGTCGTTGAGCGGACACATGATCCTGGGCCGTTCTCCCGCGTCCAGGGCCTGCCGGGCCTGGGCCGCATAGTCCTCGGCGCGGGCGAGGTAGTCCTGCCGCCGCGCTTCGGGCAGCGCGTTCAGGCCGTGCCAGAGGTAGGCCCATTCCACGTAGGTATGGTGCTGAAAATAGCTGGTGCAGCAGTTGTCTTCGCAGTCGGCGCAGCTCAGCCCCACCCTGGTCGCGGCGTCGGCGTAGGCGTCGCCCATGCGCTTGTAGAGGGCCGCGAGTTTGCGGAAGGCGGCTTTGGAGGTCAGCTTCATGCCGCGCATCCCTTGCCCGGCAGGATGCCCTGCTCGGTTTCGAGCCAGCGGAGAATCTGCCGCACGGTTTCCTCGGGAGTGGGCTCGTCCGTGGCGAATTCCACGTCCGCGGCCGCCCTGTAGAGGGGCAGGCGTTCGGCGTGGAGTTCTTCCTTGGTCTTCTCGCCGATGGCCAGTCCCCTGTTCGGGGCGGCGGCCACGCGCGCGGCAAAGGTTTCGGGCTCCACGTGCAGGTGGACCACGGGGCCGATGGCCTTGATGCGGGCCACGGCGCGGGGGCCGTAGATCACGCTGCCGCCCGTGGAGACCACGCTGCGCTGCACGCCGAGGTTGGCGATCTGGTGTTCCTCCAGTTCCAGGAACTTGGGCAGGCCCACGCCGTCCAGCAGATCCTGGAGCGGCAGGCCGTAGTAGGCTTCGAGCAGCTTGTCCGTGTCCACGTGCGCCCAGCCCAGGGCCTCGGCCAGAAGGCGGCCCACGGTGGACTTGCCCGCCCCGGCGATGCCGATGAGGGTGACGCAGCGCGTTTCAGTATCGATATCAGGCACGATGTGCTCCGCGGGACGCGGGCCTAGGATTTGACCAGGCAGACCTTGTCTTCCTCATCTCGCTCCGCCACGCGCACGTCCACGTGTTCCTCGCCTTTGGTGACCACGCGCTTGCCCACGTAGTCGGCCTGGATGGGCAGCTCGCGCAGCCCGGCGCGGTCGATGAGCACCAGCAGTTCCACCCGCTTGGGGCGGCCGTAGTCGAGGAGCGCTTCCAGGGCGGCGCGGATGGTCCGTCCGGAGAAGAGCACGTCGTCCACGAGCACGATGCTGGCGCCTTCGATGTCGAAGGGAATCTCGGTGCAGTTGATGCTCGGCTGGATGTTCAGGGTGGTCCAGTCGTCCCTGTAGAGGTTGATGTCGAGTTTTCCCAGGGGAATGCGCCGACCCAGCGCCTTGTCCAGGCGGGTCTTGATGCGTTCGGCGAGATCGGCCCCGCGCCGCTGGATGCCCAGCAGCACGAGCCGCTCGTCGTCTCCGCGCCGCTCCGAAAGCTCGGAGGCGAGGCGTTCGAGCGTGCGCTCCATGCCCTTGTCGGAGAGAATCAGGCCGCATTCTTCCATGGCGTCTCCCTGGGGTTGGCTTCTAGAGATCCTTGATCAGGCTGCGGCGGATGAAGAGCACGGCCTCCGGGTCGAGGTCGCCCTCCATGTCCGGCCAGTAGACCTTGAGCTGCATCACGCCGAGCAGCATGGCCACGAGCACCTTGGCCGTGGGTTCCACGTTGACCTCGCGGATGACGCCCATTTTCATGGAGCGTTCCATGCAATCGGAAAAGAAATCGTTCATGCGTTCGATGACGGTGGTCATGGACTGCTTGGAGGGCGAGAGCAGCGCGTAGGAGCTGAGCACGATCTTGAGGTCCGCGAGATTGTCCGAGGCGAACTTGACGTGGCCCCGGAGGATGCGTTCGATGGTGCCGTGGTCGCCGTCCGTGATCAAGCGCAGGGTTTGCAGAAAAGCGGAATATTTGTCGTCCAGCTCCTGGAGAATGTGCAGGAGGATGTCCTCCTTGTTCTCGAAGTGGCGATAGATCGTGCCTTCCGATATGCCTGCGCGCTTGGCCAGCGCGGCCGTGGTGGTGCCGTGGTAGCCTATTTCGGAGATCATCGTGCGGGCGATGTCCAGAATCCTGTCTTTGGTCTTCATGACGGTTCGTTCCTTATGGTTGGCGGGAGGGAAGTAAGCCCCCGCCGCACGTCGAGGGCCAGAATTAGCGCACAAGGCATGGACGGTCAACCAGTGGAAAATCCGTATCGGCCCGCATCGTCATTGACAAACCCGATTCGAATCCTTACTTCACGGGTTCAACAGCTATAAGGAGGACTCCCATGATCGAAATCACCGCCGCTGCAAAGCAGCAGCTCGACAATTACTTCGAGGGCAAGGAAGTCCAGCCCATCCGGGTATACCTTGCTTCGGGCGGCTGAGCCGGCCCGAAACTCTCGCTGGCTCTGGATGAGCTGCACGACGACGACGAAAAGTTCGAGTCCCAGGGATTTGAAGTGGTGATCGAAAAATCCCTCTTCGCCAATACCGGGGACATCCGCATCGACATGACCTATTACGGCTTCACCGTGGATTCCCAGAATCCCGTGGGCGGTGGGGGCGGCTGCTCCGGCGGCTCCTGCTCCACCTCCGGATGCGGCCACTAGGCCCGACCGGAATAGCGAGAAGCTGAACAAAAAGGCGGCCTCCTTCGGGAAGCCGCCTTTTCTTATCTTCCGGGCCAGGAAGACCCGCAAGAGCCGTGGCCTACGGCTCGATGGTGGAGCCGAGCACCTTCAGGAACTTGGCCATCCATTCGGGGTGGGCGGGCCAGGCCGGGGCAGTGACCAGGTTTCCGTCCACGCAGGCGTTGGAAGCCGTGGCGTTGACCTCGCACCAGGTGCTGCCCGCGTCCACGACGTCGGGCATGACCGCGGGGTAGGCCGTGGAGGTCTTGCCCTTGAGCACGCCAGCGGAAACCAGGATCTGCGGGCCGTGGCAAATGGCGGCGATGGGCTTTTTGGCGGCGGCGATCTTCTGCACGATCTCGATGACCTTGGCGTTCAGGCGCAGATATTCGGGCGCGCGTCCGCCGGGGATGACCAGGGCGTCGTACTCGTCCGCATCGACCTTGTCGAAGTCCGCGTTGAGCAGGAAATTGTGGCCGGGCTTTTCCGAATAGGTCTGGTCGCCCTCGAAGTCGTGGATCGCGGTGCGCACGGTCTGTCCCGCTTTTTTGTCCGGGCAGACGGCGTGGACCTCGTGTCCGACCATGAGCAGCATCTGGAAGGGAACCATGACTTCGTAATCTTCCACGAAATCACCGACAAGCATGAGGATTTTCTTGGCAGCCATATGCTCTCCTTGAAGTTTTGCACGGTTGGCGGGTTGATTGAGAACCATACACCGATACGGGAGTATCATGTCAAGGCTGGCAGGTAATCACGAACGGGTGAAGATTTTACCAGCATGAAAAAAGGGCGGCTCCATGCGGGGCCGCCCTTTGCGTGTTTTCGATTCGCCCGTTCACTCGGCGTAGCTGCGGTCGTCCACGAGACGGGGCGCGTCCTCGTCCAGCTCGTCCACGGGCACGACGGCCGGGCGCAGCTTGCAGCGCGCCTGGAAGGCCTGGGCGAACTCCCCGTGGTCCAGTTCCGCGCCGGAGCGCAGCTTCAGTCGGCAGGTGAGCGTGTCCTTGCCTTTCGGGTTGCTGACCACCATCTGCCAGCATTCGATTTCCTCGAATTCGGCCATGACCACGCCCACCTGGGCCGGGTAGATGAACTGGCCCTTGACCTTGGCCGTGTCGTCGGCGCGTCCCAGCCAGCCCGCAAGGCGGCGGCTGGTGCGCCCGCATTCGCACGGCTCTTCCACGATGCGCGAGAGGTCGCCCGTGGCCAGCCGGATCAGCGGGTATTCGCCGGTAAAGGGCGTGACCACCACCTCGCCGGTTTCGCCGTCGGGCAGGGGCTCGCCCGTGGCCGGGTCGCAAATCTCCACATGGGCGCGGGAGGAAAGGTGCATGCCTTCGGCGTGTTCGCATTCGTAGGCGATGCAGCCCACGTCCGCCGTGCCGTAGCCCTGGCGCACGGTTGCGCCGAACATCTCCTCCACGGCGTGCCGCAGGGTGCTCGTGAGCTTTTCCGCAGCCACGAAGGCCACGCG
This sequence is a window from Paucidesulfovibrio longus DSM 6739. Protein-coding genes within it:
- the thrB gene encoding homoserine kinase, with amino-acid sequence MPDIDTETRCVTLIGIAGAGKSTVGRLLAEALGWAHVDTDKLLEAYYGLPLQDLLDGVGLPKFLELEEHQIANLGVQRSVVSTGGSVIYGPRAVARIKAIGPVVHLHVEPETFAARVAAAPNRGLAIGEKTKEELHAERLPLYRAAADVEFATDEPTPEETVRQILRWLETEQGILPGKGCAA
- a CDS encoding DJ-1/PfpI family protein, coding for MAAKKILMLVGDFVEDYEVMVPFQMLLMVGHEVHAVCPDKKAGQTVRTAIHDFEGDQTYSEKPGHNFLLNADFDKVDADEYDALVIPGGRAPEYLRLNAKVIEIVQKIAAAKKPIAAICHGPQILVSAGVLKGKTSTAYPAVMPDVVDAGSTWCEVNATASNACVDGNLVTAPAWPAHPEWMAKFLKVLGSTIEP
- the pyrR gene encoding bifunctional pyr operon transcriptional regulator/uracil phosphoribosyltransferase PyrR; amino-acid sequence: MEECGLILSDKGMERTLERLASELSERRGDDERLVLLGIQRRGADLAERIKTRLDKALGRRIPLGKLDINLYRDDWTTLNIQPSINCTEIPFDIEGASIVLVDDVLFSGRTIRAALEALLDYGRPKRVELLVLIDRAGLRELPIQADYVGKRVVTKGEEHVDVRVAERDEEDKVCLVKS
- a CDS encoding TetR/AcrR family transcriptional regulator, translating into MKTKDRILDIARTMISEIGYHGTTTAALAKRAGISEGTIYRHFENKEDILLHILQELDDKYSAFLQTLRLITDGDHGTIERILRGHVKFASDNLADLKIVLSSYALLSPSKQSMTTVIERMNDFFSDCMERSMKMGVIREVNVEPTAKVLVAMLLGVMQLKVYWPDMEGDLDPEAVLFIRRSLIKDL
- a CDS encoding phenylacetate--CoA ligase family protein, whose translation is MYYHDLETESRARRRKRKWLALETLLEKAWMYSNEFKARMGAAGLTEKDIRHMDDFSRIPVLRKKEIIGLQAEQGLDWMLTREIGELRRIYQSPGPIFDPEGADADYWGWAEGFYAAGFRPRDVVQMTFSYHLTPAGLMLEEPLRCIGCAVIPAGPGNTETQIDLMRRLPVTGFVGMASFLRIIGEKAKAKGLDPRTDFSLRVAFVAAEKLTSTLRHAVEEMFGATVRQGYGTADVGCIAYECEHAEGMHLSSRAHVEICDPATGEPLPDGETGEVVVTPFTGEYPLIRLATGDLSRIVEEPCECGRTSRRLAGWLGRADDTAKVKGQFIYPAQVGVVMAEFEEIECWQMVVSNPKGKDTLTCRLKLRSGAELDHGEFAQAFQARCKLRPAVVPVDELDEDAPRLVDDRSYAE
- a CDS encoding IscA/HesB family protein, whose translation is MIEITAAAKQQLDNYFEGKEVQPIRVYLASGGUAGPKLSLALDELHDDDEKFESQGFEVVIEKSLFANTGDIRIDMTYYGFTVDSQNPVGGGGGCSGGSCSTSGCGH